Proteins from one Mycteria americana isolate JAX WOST 10 ecotype Jacksonville Zoo and Gardens chromosome 1, USCA_MyAme_1.0, whole genome shotgun sequence genomic window:
- the BHLHE41 gene encoding class E basic helix-loop-helix protein 41: MDEGISRLPERQLLEHRDFIGLDYPSLYMCKPKRGVKRDESKETYKLPHRLIEKKRRDRINECIAQLKDLLPEHLKLTTLGHLEKAVVLELTLKHLKALTALTEQQHQKIIALQNGERSMKSPVQADLDAFHSGFQTCAKEVLQYLSRFESWTPREQRCAQLLGHLHSISSQFLPGPQLLSQPPGPLSKGSSSSPPAPPCAPGHKPEGQANCVPVIQRTHAAELSAETDTDTDSGYGGEGEARPERGPAAAAAGGTLPALAIKQEPSGDEAPPAPKRLKLDRGGSPLPGPPGLAARSAEAAAAAAAAALVRPDAALLGSLMALGAGGGGAPFGQPPAAAPFCLPFYFISPSAAAAYMQPFLDKGSLEKYLYPAAPIPLLYPGIPAQAAAAAAAAAASFPCLSSVLGPAEKAAAAAGLPPAPHLPHPFAAAAGLAAAAEPGEEAEAAAADEPGAEGP; encoded by the exons ATGGATGAAGGAATCTCCCGCTTGCCggagaggcagctgctggagcaTAGGGATTTTATAGG GCTGGACTACCCTTCCCTGTACATGTGCAAACCCAAAAGAGGCGTGAAGAGGGACGAGAGCAAG GAAACGTACAAACTGCCACATAGACTGATAGAAAAGAAGAGGCGAGACAGGATTAACGAATGCATTGCCCAGCTGAAGGATTTACTGCCCGAGCATCTGAAATTGACG ACGCTGGGACACCTGGAGAAAGCGGTGGTGCTGGAATTGACTTTGAAACACTTGAAAGCGCTAACAGCCTTAAcggagcagcagcaccagaagATCATTGCTTTACAGAACG GGGAGCGGTCCATGAAGTCTCCCGTGCAGGCCGACCTGGACGCCTTCCACTCGGGCTTTCAGACGTGCGCCAAGGAAGTGCTGCAGTACCTCTCCCGCTTCGAGAGCTGGACCCCCCGCGAGCAGCGATGCGCCCAGCTCCTCGGCCACCTGCACTCCATCTCCTCGCAGTTCCTCCCCggcccccagctcctctcccagccgcCGGGCCCCCTCAGCAAGggatcctcctcctccccgcccgcccccccctgCGCGCCGGGCCACAAGCCGGAGGGCCAGGCTAACTGCGTGCCCGTCATCCAGCGGACTCACGCCGCCGAGCTCAGCGCCGAGACCGACACGGACACGGACAGCGGCTACGGTGGGGAGGGCGAGGCGCGCcccgagcgcggccccgcggcggcggcggccgggggcacGCTGCCCGCCCTGGCCATCAAGCAGGAGCCGTCGGGGGACGAGGCCCCCCCCGCGCCCAAGCGGCTGAAGCTGGACCGCGgcggcagccccctgcccggcccgccggggctggcggcgcggagcgccgaggcggcggcggcggcggcggcggcggcgctggtgAGACCCGACGCCGCCCTGCTGGGCTCGCTGATGGCCctgggggcgggcggcggcggggcccccttCGGAcagccgccggcggcggcccctTTCTGCCTGCCCTTCTACTTCATctccccctccgccgccgccgcctacATGCAGCCCTTCCTGGATAAAGGCAGCCTGGAGAAGTATCTCTACCCCGCCGCCCCCATCCCGCTCCTCTACCCGGGCATCCCGGCccaggcggccgccgccgcggccgccgccgccgcctccttcccctgTCTCTCCTCCGTGCTCGGCCCCGCCGAGaaggcggccgccgccgccgggctgcccccAGCGCCCCACCTCCCGCACCCCttcgctgccgccgccgggctggccgccgccgccgagcccggcgAGGAGGCCGAGGCCGCAGCCGCCGACGAGCCCGGCGCCGAGGGCCCGTGA